Proteins encoded in a region of the Gopherus flavomarginatus isolate rGopFla2 chromosome 19, rGopFla2.mat.asm, whole genome shotgun sequence genome:
- the LOC127037659 gene encoding fibrinogen alpha-1 chain-like, giving the protein MYQLHQKHSQRQWGVVGGGQSPERGASQGQWSVVGGGQSPERGASQGQWGVVGGGQSPERGASQRQWSVVGGGQSPERGASQRQWSVVGGGQSPERGASQGQWGVVGGGQSPERGASQGQWSVVGGGQSPERGASQGQWSVVGGGQSPERGASQGQWSVVGGGQSPERGASQGQWSVVGGGQSPERGASQGQWSVVGGGQSPERGASQGQWSVVGGGQSPERGASQGQWGVVGGGQSPERGASQGQWGVVWGGQSPERGASQGQWSVVGGGQSPERGASQRQWSVVGGGQSPERGASQGQWSVVGGGQSPERGASQRQWSVVWSDRSLSQGCSLQPEEGKLISSTLLHTPEKDMPLSCYWNWTILLKNVTRYKAVEA; this is encoded by the exons ATGTACCAACTGCATCAAAAGCACAG ccagaggcaatggggcgtggtggggggag gtcagtccccagagcgaggggccagccaggggcaatggagcgtggtggggggaggtcagtccccagagcgaggggccagccaggggcaatggggcgtggtggggggaggtcagtccccagagcgaggggccagccagaggcaatggagcgtggtggggggaggtcagtccccagagcgaggggccagccagaggcaatggagcgtggtggggggag gtcagtccccagagcgaggggccagccaggggcaatggggcgtggtggggggaggtcagtccccagagcgaggggccagccaggggcaatggagcgtggtggggggaggtcagtccccagagcgaggggccagccaggggcaatggagcgtggtggggggaggtcagtccccagagcgaggggccagccaggggcaatggagcgtggtggggggaggtcagtccccagagcgaggggccagccaggggcaatggagcgtggtggggggaggtcagtccccagagcgaggggccagccaggggcaatggagcgtggtggggggaggtcagtccccagagcgaggggccagccaggggcaatggagcgtggtggggggaggtcagtccccagagcgaggggccagccaggggcaatggggcgtggtggggggag gtcagtccccagagcgaggggccagccaggggcaatggggcgtggtgtggggaggtcagtccccagagcgaggggccagccaggggcaatggagcgtggtggggggaggtcagtccccagagcgaggggccagccagaggcaatggagcgtggtggggggaggtcagtccccagagcgaggggccagccaggggcaatggagcgtggtggggggaggtcagtccccagagcgaggggccagccagaggcaatggAGCGTGGTGTGGtcag ACAGAAGCTTGAGCCAGGgctgcagcctgcagccagagGAGGGAAAGCTGATTTCTAGCACATTGCTTCATACGCCGGAGAAGGACATGCCACTCAGCTGTTACTGGAACTGGACAATTTTATTGAAAAATGTAACTCGATACAAAGCAGTGGAAGCATGA
- the ABHD11 gene encoding protein ABHD11 isoform X1 has protein sequence MLRWFGCPRLCLLRAPQPPAGPRVPNRAAAGRTPVTSLPLSYIVFDGPAPQPPLVFLHGLLGSKGNFRAIARALVQRSGRKVLTMDARNHGESPHSPTMSYEAMSLDVQRLLRQLHIPKCVLVGHSMGGKTAMTLALQRPDLVERLVSVDISPTESVAVTDFLAYISAMRRVSIPNGIPRSTARRLAEDQLRPAIQVSAVRQFLLTNLVEAEGRYMWRVNLEAISHHIANIMGFPVFHTPYPGPTLFLAGSDSPYVSSEDYPEIERLFPEAEIQYIPGAGHWVHADKSQEFITAICNFLLLP, from the exons ATGCTCCGCTGGTTCGGCTGCCcccggctctgcctcctccggGCCCCGCAGCCGCCGGCAGGGCCCCGGGTGCCGAACCGCGCCGCGGCCGGGCGCACTCCGGTGAC GTCACTGCCCCTCTCCTACATAGTGTTCGACGGGCCTGCGCCGCAGCCCCCACTCGTCTTCCTGCACGGCCTGCTGGGCAGCAAGGGCAACTTCCGCGCCATCGCCCGGGCCCTGGTGCAGCGGAGCGGCCGCAAG GTGCTGACAATGGATGCGCGGAACCATGGCGAGAGCCCGCACAGCCCCACCATGAGCTACGAGGCCATGAGCCTGGACGTGCAGCGCCTCCTACGCCAGCTGCACATCCCCAAGTGTGTCTTGGTTGGCCACAGCATGGGCGGCAAAACCGCCATGACACTGGCGCTCCAGCGG CCAGATCTCGTGGAGCGCCTGGTGTCTGTAGACATTAGTCCCACAGAGAGCGTGGCTGTGACAGATTTCCTGGCCTACATCTCTGCCATGAGGAGAGTCAGCATCCCAAATGGAATCCCCCGCTCCACAGCACGCCGGCTGGCAGAGGATCAGCTGCGTCCAGCCATCCAG GTGTCAGCAGTAAGGCAGTTCCTGCTCACCAACCTTGTGGAGGCCGAGGGCCGTTACATGTGGCGGGTGAACCTGGAGGCCATTTCCCACCATATTGCCAATATCATGGGCTTCCCTGTGTTCCACACCCCTTACCCAGGACCCACGCTCTTCCTAGCAGGATCTGACTCCCCCTATGTCAG CTCTGAGGACTACCCAGAGATCGAGCGGCTCTTTCCCGAGGCAGAGATCCAGTATATCCCCGGTGCTGGCCACTGGGTCCATGCAGATAAGTCCCAAGAGTTCATCACGGCCATctgcaacttcctgctgctgccataG
- the ABHD11 gene encoding protein ABHD11 isoform X2 yields the protein MLRWFGCPRLCLLRAPQPPAGPRVPNRAAAGRTPVTSLPLSYIVFDGPAPQPPLVFLHGLLGSKGNFRAIARALVQRSGRKPDLVERLVSVDISPTESVAVTDFLAYISAMRRVSIPNGIPRSTARRLAEDQLRPAIQVSAVRQFLLTNLVEAEGRYMWRVNLEAISHHIANIMGFPVFHTPYPGPTLFLAGSDSPYVSSEDYPEIERLFPEAEIQYIPGAGHWVHADKSQEFITAICNFLLLP from the exons ATGCTCCGCTGGTTCGGCTGCCcccggctctgcctcctccggGCCCCGCAGCCGCCGGCAGGGCCCCGGGTGCCGAACCGCGCCGCGGCCGGGCGCACTCCGGTGAC GTCACTGCCCCTCTCCTACATAGTGTTCGACGGGCCTGCGCCGCAGCCCCCACTCGTCTTCCTGCACGGCCTGCTGGGCAGCAAGGGCAACTTCCGCGCCATCGCCCGGGCCCTGGTGCAGCGGAGCGGCCGCAAG CCAGATCTCGTGGAGCGCCTGGTGTCTGTAGACATTAGTCCCACAGAGAGCGTGGCTGTGACAGATTTCCTGGCCTACATCTCTGCCATGAGGAGAGTCAGCATCCCAAATGGAATCCCCCGCTCCACAGCACGCCGGCTGGCAGAGGATCAGCTGCGTCCAGCCATCCAG GTGTCAGCAGTAAGGCAGTTCCTGCTCACCAACCTTGTGGAGGCCGAGGGCCGTTACATGTGGCGGGTGAACCTGGAGGCCATTTCCCACCATATTGCCAATATCATGGGCTTCCCTGTGTTCCACACCCCTTACCCAGGACCCACGCTCTTCCTAGCAGGATCTGACTCCCCCTATGTCAG CTCTGAGGACTACCCAGAGATCGAGCGGCTCTTTCCCGAGGCAGAGATCCAGTATATCCCCGGTGCTGGCCACTGGGTCCATGCAGATAAGTCCCAAGAGTTCATCACGGCCATctgcaacttcctgctgctgccataG
- the LOC127037470 gene encoding claudin-3-like yields the protein MSMGLEIGGVALSVVGWVGAILCCALPMWRVTAFIGNNIVTAQIIWEGLWMNCVVQSTGQMQCKVYDSMLALPQDLQAARALVVIAIVLAILGLMVALIGAQCTRCVEDETTKAKITIVSGVIFLLSGIMTLIPVCWSANTIIRDFYNPVVLESQKRELGASLYIGWAAAALQLFGGALLCCSCPPKDEKYIAGKVAYSAPRSTGPSYDKRNYV from the coding sequence ATGTCGATGGGGCTGGAGATCGGTGGGGTGGCCCTGTCGGTGGTGGGCTGGGTGGGCGCCATCCTGTGCTGTGCACTGCCCATGTGGAGGGTGACGGCCTTCATCGGGAACAACATCGTGACAGCCCAGATCATCTGGGAGGGGCTGTGGATGAACTGTGTGGTGCAGAGCACGGGCCAGATGCAGTGCAAGGTCTACGACTCCATGCTGGCGCTGCCCCAGGACCTGCAGGCTGCTCGCGCCCTGGTGGTGATCGCCATTGTGCTGGCCATCCTGGGGCTCATGGTTGCCCTCATCGGAGCGCAGTGCACCAGGTGCGTGGAAGATGAGACCACCAAGGCCAAGATCACCATTGTGTCTGGGGTGATCTTCTTGCTGTCTGGGATCATGACCCTCATCCCTGTGTGCTGGTCAGCCAACACCATCATCCGCGACTTCTACAATCCTGTGGTGTTGGAGTCACAGAAGCGGGAACTGGGAGCCTCCCTCTACAtaggctgggcagctgcagcactgcagctgtttgggggggctctgctctgctgctCTTGTCCCCCCAAGGATGAGAAATACATTGCAGGCAAGGTGGCTTACTCTGCTCCCCGATCCACCGGACCCAGCTACGACAAGAGGAACTACGTGTGA